The Biomphalaria glabrata chromosome 6, xgBioGlab47.1, whole genome shotgun sequence genomic interval tcctttaaaaaaaaatgtcatgttaaGAGCTAACATGGTAATTGATATCACATGGATGCTCGAAAAGGCTTCCAAAGTATGGAATAACAGGCTCTAGTTTTTGAGAACtggtctgttgttttttttttaaacttgtgaTAGGGAATCTCCGTTCGCTTGGGCCTGGGacggttgccccacttgccaccccctaaggccgctactgattatcttcaactccgaaGGAACACACTTAAcagtaaaacatttgacaaacatttttttaatcgaaataatgttgttttttttctttattttctccaGGATGGCAATGGTTCTCAGCCTCGTGGACGTGGTCtccgttgttttgttttctgtggAGCTGTACCACCTTGTGGCTCACGTGTTTATCCTGTGTGGCATTCGGAGTCTCCCTCGCAAAGACTTGGTCAGGGTCCGTCTCTATTTCCTGCTGGACGCTCTGACTGTGTTTTTCACTAGCTTTCTGTTCACGGGCAAACTCAAGTGGCTGGCGGTGTTGCAGATACTTCAACACATGTTCTATTTTATCACATGGGATAAATCCTATATGGCTAAAAGGGTGAGTGTTCCCAAATGTAGTTGTTCGAGTATGTCAATATTAATTAAAGGGCAATGTTATAGAGCATATTGCAggtgatatagatctaattagggccggccttaggtaattggaggccccaAGTGAAGTGAATAGAGtgaccccaaatgaaatagaaaaaacaaaaaatgaagaccGAAAAATATGCAAAGAATTAAAAACCTTCCTAAATTTGCCTAGTTTTCCTATATTTAAGGCCGACTCTGTTCTAACATCCAGTATCCAGAGTATGCTTTATTCGCAGCTTAGTAAACAATATTGTGGCTCTAGGGCCTCGCTTAGATTTCTTAAAAGAACTGTTGACGTTTTAAAGATTGCCAGACCTACATAAAAGTCAAATTAGTGGTCTATAGTCTAAGGTCAGTACTCTACTGGTAATGTCTTATGACAATGAAAGCCAAATTAAAAAGGTATTTTTCTTAACTTCTAAGTTTGTCTGTATTTTGTCATTACTTTTAGATCATTGATTGGAGCTCTCTGGAATGGTTTAAAAGTAACCAGAAGCCCTCCTTGCAGCTTGACTCCACCCTAGGAACACTGTTCGATGTCTGTGTGCATGCTGCTATGATGTATGTACTGGGAGAGCAGATGGGTATATTCAGTATTCTTGTGGCCATCTTCATCGCCCAAGCGTGTGTATACACCATCTTATTCAATCCAAAGTTGGCATGGAGTAGTCCAAACAATGTGCCAGTTTGGGTACAGAAACGTGTAGGAAAACTTGCATTAGATCATTCCTAATTTTGGCATTcgctttttttattgtttctattACATACGTGTCGTATcactttttaattaatttctgaAAGGAATTTTGATGTTGCTATAGCCTTTAACCTTATATAATATGGTCTTATATATATGGACTTAAATCATGTTCAATGCTTTGTTAACGACTCATGTAACCAAGATATATATGGTTATATGTAACAGCACAATGAGGATATTAtgaacatattatttttaatttcttgcaAAGTaaagattttagaaaaaaattctttttcattggaatgatttcatttttgaaaaaatctTAAACAAGATTTgatgtttgttatttgttgttgttttttctcaatataccaaaaaaaataattttattctttattaattattgttctttgaaaatgtaatatttaaattcCAAGACGAAAAAGTTTCTGGAAACTTTTTGAAGGTGACAAACATCTTGTggaatttatttgaaaatgaaattaatagaGACAAAAGTGTTACTAAATCACTAGTcatgtaatttaaattttaattgtgCTAGCTTTTTGTATATGTCATGTACAATAATTGCTAGCCGTTTCTTGATTTAGTATCGAAAATTGCATTTTCCTTGTCTGCGCTCGTCTTCAAGAGGCTTTTCTTTAGGCCTCTATTGTATGTCTCACAGCCTTCGTAGCAGCTCTCCATCTGCTGACAGCTGCTTCCGGGATCCTTTTTTACGCTGTCCTCCtttaaaagtgaagttcccctttcagaccttgtggtctatagtgcagatgatgtaaaggtcatgtttctgtggcctacggttaacgagggtgctgTCCTCCTTTTAGCTCACTAAAAAAAGCCAACAGCTTTTTCTGCATGAGATGTGGCATAACAAGCAGGTTGCAACAGGGTTAGCGTGGTCATGTGATATACTGCAATCATCTGCAATCGAAGACACTgccttattattttatttttttttacaaagtttagaaCACTGGTTTTTAGTTCTTTAAGGCTATGTGGGACACCAAATTTGGGTAAATATGTGAAAAATTTCGCTTTTCAGttttaactaatttaaaaagcCCAACCATTTCTggacataaaaatataattttcatgATTGGCaaataattacttattttttaataatttttttttgtaaggtaGCTACAGCTGTCTCTTTTTACAAGTTTTCTAAAAATGCTTTGTTTGGCATTAAACAACAAGAATGtgattttctaaacattttttatacatCTCACACAGATAACAAATAACATTGACAGTGATTGTGATTATAATAAGTTTAAATAAGCGATCGAAACCGTTTTCTGTAAATAGAGAAGTTGGTATTCAAACATTATAACACAGTGCTATGTTTCTAATAGGGGAGAGGGGCTACAACAAACTATCTAATGTGCTTCTGTGTGAACTGTCACATAATTGACTCTATATTAGTCTATATGCAGACACTATGCAATACTACATGAGAACTGCACTagctttaaaatgtatatatgctCAAATCAAGTGTTAACTTTGATGCGGACATTTCTACAGAATATGCTGAATTAAATTATGTGGTCAGAATTCAgctttatattaaaattatttgtaatattgTGACACACTGCCATTTTTACAGTCCTCTATGTTCATGGCCTATAGACCACAACtgcacaaggtttgaaagggaaactttttttaataatttattactaTTTTCATGGCTGCCATGGTCTGGCAAAAAGTTGGATTGGATTAAATATTGTAGTCAATTTCTCTAACTTCTGCAGATGTAATTTCAGCCAAATGTTCTTTATATGTGTTTTAAAAGTcagtacatatatatgtgtgtcttGAAAGACAATACAAACCttcttaatatatatatcaatatattaggCCAGCCATGATTTTGGTTAATAATTTAAACCTTAAACACAGACTTTTTATTAATCTACAGTGAAGCATGTAAATTATTTATGAGAGAATATTTATTcagttattgaaattaaaattttataatcTAGAAAAAGATTCAATCAAATATTTCATTGTTACTTTAACAACAGAAATGGTGTTGCATTTATTTAGGTGTATTTGTAAATAtctgtttttatattttacttattgTAAAATgcagatgtatttttttttatgcttggcTTTCAtagattttctattttcttttgctagaaATTTTCTTCAAAATAGGCCAAATCATTTTTGTCTGATTTGCAAGTATTACTTTATTGCTTGTTTGATTTTAAATGCAGGTCCGCCAATTGTTGTTTGATACTTActgctattttatttcaatgatgcaatttttttacattggaagattttaataaatgttatgATGAATTTATCTATGAACtccatttgttgtttttataatagTGGAACTAAGGAATGAAAGAGAATgtcaatcaatttaaaaaaaaaaagctaatgcaggtattataaaatttattttaaaaaataacaaattagatTGTCAGTTATATGAAAAATCAatagcatttttattttttaaacccaATGATTTGAATGAAAGACACAATTTGTGTTGGCTTCATATGTACAAATATGTTAACACATACCAGTAATTAACATTAGGTCATCACATTAGTGTCTGCTCTGCACTATATTAGTGTCTGCAAGTCTGTTGAACACAGAGAAGAAACATTCACTATGGCAAGTGTCAACATTTGCAGACTTCTCTCATAGctttgtttcaatattttatgaacattgacaGTGTGATATCATagttttgtttcaatatttttgtagCCACTCTATAAGTAAAATTCAGGGGTATgtgtatataataaaatataaaatacaaatagcTAACAGTCTCCTTCTCTCAAGCAACTTGTACTACTCTAAGAGTTTCTTATCAATACAAACAATTGGAAACATTGTCTACAGATTTGACTaactactttttttgtttttttattcaaaacctaCATGACTGTAGGTTAGTGCTGAAATTAAGTCACAGTGATAGTACCATAAAATAGTAGCACTTGATGACAAAAATACAAACAGCTATAACAACATGGATTCCGAAGTGTCTAGCAGTGAAGCAGATACCAAATTCACCACATGAATATTCGGAATCCCTAAGACAATCTTTCCATTTACTGGTTTTAATAAAGGCTGTCCCTTTAATCCTCTAGCGACGCTATTctctgtttcatttttttcccctaacTTGAAGAAATTAAATGAATCGTTTTGACAACGGTTTCATAACAGAACTGTTAGCCAACTGTTTCGTTACTAAAACTATTCATAACAATACTGTTAGTCAACTGTTTCATTACTAAATCTATTCATACAGTACTATTAGCCAACTGTTTCATTACTAAATCTATTCATACAGTACTATTAGCCAACTGTTTCATTACTAAATCTATTCATACAGTACTATTAGCCAACTGCTTCTTTACTAAATCTATTAACAGTACTGTTAGCCAACTGCTTCATTACTAAATCTATTAACAGTACTGTTAGCCAACTGTTTCATTACTAAATCTATTCATAACAGTACTGTTAGCCAACTGTTTCATTACTAAATCTATTCATAACAGTACTGTTAGCCAACtgttttgttactaaaactATTCATAACAGTACTGTTAGCCAACTGTTTCATTACTAAATCTATTCATAACAATACTGTTAGCCAACTGTTTCGTTACTAAAACTATTCATAACAGTACTGTTAGCCAACTGCTTCATTACTAAATCTATTAACAGTACTGTTAGCCAACTGCTTCATTACTAAATCTATTAACAGTACTGTTAGCCAAATGTTTCATTACTAAATCTATTCCTAACAGTACTGTTAGCCAAACCAATGATCAGCCTGACAATCTCTATTCCATGGCTTGACACAGACCCAACACCATTCAGTCCGACATCTTGTACATACCAGATGCATGCAGCCACCTAGGGACACAAGATGAATACATAGGTCTATTATATAAAACATTATTGTAAGCATACATGCTTTAAATAACTACCAACACCTTTTTTTTAGAACCACATTTTAGGCATACTGGCACTTATTCACAAATAAATACTTCGAGTTCTCTTCTAACCAGAGCAATAAATTGTCATTATTATTGTGAATGAGATTTTTGTAGTGGGTGTGCTTGTGATTTTATCCATTTGGTTGCATCCCTTGAAGTAACAAAAACATGTTAAACAGTATGGttgaattatatataaatgatGTATATTTAGGTATTAGAAACCAATGATTGTTGGCCTCCATCCAAAAACTTCGAGTGAGGGTGTTGGAGGAAGGAACATTGTAACTGGCATTGTAATAACTAGAGGTCCATGACTACACTGAACTCTAGGTCTAAGTTGTGGAAACTAGTCAAGGAAAGATGGCTGAACTAGTCACATAAAACACTCCTTTTAGGCCTTAGCCATAAAGTGGTGAACTTAACATCCACCTGATGGGCCACAGGGTGTCAGGGTAAGTTTACTTTCCTACTGGGTGTCTGGTTAAATTTACTTTCCTCCTGGGTGTCAGGGTAAGTTTACTTTCCTACTGGGTGTCTGGGTAAGTTTACTTTCCTCCTGGGTGTCAGGGTAAGTTTACTTTCCTACTAGGTAAGTTTATGTTTCTGCTGGGTGTCTTGTTAAGTTTACTTTCCTACTGGAGTGCATCACTGCACAATCTTCTATCTGAGGTAACATTTTAAACAAggaacagttgttgttttttttatttaccactTCGTTCTGTTTTAGTCTGACAGCCTGGACAAGTTTTGGTTGTTTCCTCAATCAGATTTGTACTTTCTCTTTCCCATGATGCTCTCAGGGCTCTCTCATTGTTTATTTCCAAGTTCTGATaggaaatacaaaataatttttttttagagctttaGTAGTTTGAATTTAGagtaaataatttataattttatactcatttccctttttttatattaacagcATAATTTTATCTCTGatgttaaaagtaaataaaaattggTCTCTAATAAAGttactaagttaaaaaaaaagggtaatatTTCGTATAagagaacaaaattaattgtaatgcATAAAAATCATAAATTTAGTGATATAATGATTCAAAATTattgaaactaaagcaaattaTATCTTCTAAAGcatacaattaaatgtataagTAAGTAGACTTACAGAAAGATCTAAACGAAGAGACTCTAGATATTCTTCACAATCTCCAACATGGTACTCTCTTCTACACTCTCTGCAAGACTCAAACTGAAACACAGTGCACGCAAAATGTAAATATCAGAATTATACAAAGTGTTCTCCACAAAACTGTCCAAACACAACTTGGTTCTTTGGCAAATGGTTTACACACAACTGGTTCAACAACCTATTtacagagatgcctacatgccaaaatggaaatgtgtattttcagacctggaaatgtgtattttcctaaatataaagaaatatactcaggaaagactaaaattGTTCCAGCACCTAACATACACGAAATGCAGCAATCCTAAATATAAACACAGCATAAAGTTATATATAAGACTTTCTGTACATTTGTCAAAACATTTACACATTTCATTTTTGTcatagactattctagactatgtTAGAATATtgcattccatgctctaatagcactaggaaagaagtatttgtacaaatttgtccttgcaTAAGGGACAAGGACATTATTTATTGACAATTTGTTCCCCAAGACTTGATCTATTGACTATTGGTTTCCTAAGACTTGGTCTATTGACAATTGGTTCCCCAAGACTTGATCTATGGACAATTGGATCCCCAAGACTTGATCTATTGACAATTGGTTCCCCACGACTTGATCTATTGACTATTGGTTCCCCAAGACTTGGTCTATTGACACTTGGTTCCCCAAGACTTGATCTATTGACAATTGGTTCCCCAAGACTTGATCTATTGACAATTGGTTCCCCAAGACTTGATCTATTGAAAATTGGTTCCCCAAGACTTGGTCTATTGACAATTGGTTCCCCAAGACTTGATCTATTGACAATTGGTTCCCCATGACTTGATCTATTTACAATTGGTTCATCAGAggtcaaaataatttatttttcagatCATTTATTAAAGCAAATAATGCTTGTAACATTTTTCAGTGAACCATTGTTGGTGAGTGAATTGTCTTATGAAACATTTGTCTGATGAGCTATTTGAGATGTGAGTGAATTGTCTTATGAAACATTAGTCTGATGAACTGTTAGTCATcctttaaattttaatgttttgcttgataGTCGAGTGTAGCAACTAgatttttaagaaaatgttACTACCTGACATTCTCTACATCGAATTAATCTGTCATCTGTGGCAGGAAATAATCCAGAACCACATCCTGGACCTGGACACAACATCCCTCCATTTTGAAGGACATATTCTTCAGCTCCAAAATTTTTATAACGCTCATACTAGAtcaaattaagaaaaacaaaattttcacTGATCAATTTGATTTCGAAACAATAtattattaaacaattttttttcttacacattGTGGATTTTTACTAAATGGTTCAAATCTTAAAAGTATCAAAGGGAGCTAATTCATCTTGCAGTGTGGGTATAGTTACAGAGCTCAAGTCTTCTGGTTTGAATGCTGCAGGAGTCTGACTTTGGTAAATGACATTTGATAGGAAAGAGGCAGCAGGTGACAACTCTGACCAAGAAGACCAAAGCAGAAGGTGGATTTACTGTTTCTGAAATATGGATTTTTAGGTTTGGAAGAATAAGCTTTTGAGCTAAACCCCAAATACGACAAAAATCTGGTCAATTGGGCCACTGCTTAATCAGACCTATTGCTTACTTGGAAAGAATTCAAAAGCACCAAAACTTTTTTGTAACAGAAAATGTGTAATTAGACCAGCTGGTTATTAGGACCAAAATGAACATGTCCAGAGGTGCTCCAATTAACTGCGATGAACTGTATGCACATCACTTTTcataactttaacaaaaaaacaacaacagattggCATCAAATCAAACATGTACCTTCTCCTGCCCAAGTAATAGGAAATGATGACTTTCTTCAATGTGAGAATCTGAACAACCAACTGAAATAGAGAATGCAATTTGACATTCATATTTAATACACACCGTTTTCTTTGTTTAAGTCATATGCAATGAGAGTTCAGTCAGGgccaatttttaaataaaaaaataataaagatttattatttttaattgtatgtATAAGAGAAAATTAATGCAAGCTTtagaattaatattttaaagttttgttttattgcatatagtaaatttaactttttaatgaTTGAAGCAGACTTCTGTTTTTTCAAAGCAGAAATAAAAGTAGGATTGGATTATATGTGTAAACAAACCTGGACAGGGTAAAGTGTAGCCATGAAAAGGATGTTCAATAAATCGTCTTTCACTCAGACAGGTGCTCCCGTACTGTCTGAAACAGTCCAAACACATCACATGCCCAGGAGAGCAAGGAAATATTAAAACATGAGACCTGGAATAGAGAAGCATTGTAAGAGGACCTTGCAAGAAGACCAAAACTTAGGCTATGAAGTATTATTGCAGGTTAATAAATGtatctttttgaaaaataaaccaACTAAAGATAATTATAACTAAAGATGTACACGAATCAGCACACATCACAACATCAACATACTAAATCAACATACATCACATCACTACATATTATGCACTCGACTCTCCGTGAGTTTGGCTGGACATGTTTTAACCCAACAGCTGTACCATCAATGTCCCCTTCATGGTGCTGACAACATCGAAGATAAAATCTCTGAGAAGACAAACAAAcatggtaaaaaaatatatttttttaaattgttttttattcaaatgtaCACAGACTGAATTTAAGATTATGAAAATGATTTGAATAGAGGATATATCAAGCCATTTGTTCTATTGTAAGCCTGCACAATGTacacttttgtttgtaaattgtgtTCATGGAAATGTGTATGAAGGTGTGTTGGAGGTAAAAGTGCAAGGTTCAGGGTTGCCTGTTAGGCCTCTGAGAAACTCAAGCCAGCTGAATTCATTCCAAATTAAAATCAAACCttccactactactactaataataataatatctttattatcAGTGAGGAAATTctttttacaattgtgcattaccaAAAAAACAGTGCATGATTAGAGCAAACATTTGTATGATAGCACACAAGATATACGTTCTTACCCCAGTTTATCTTGAACATTACGTGTGAAACTTTACAACAGTAAGTTACATATTGTTCAACGATTTAATTGTcaaaggaacaaaagagtttttgagtctatttttttttgtgtgtgatcaGTGTCTTATATCTTCTTTGTCATGGTACATTACAATGTACAAGATTCTAGAGTGTAAGCTATACTTACAGGTATATCACATGAACAATTCAAATTTTTACAAGTTCCTCTAATACTGGTATCTGAAGAAATATCATTCCAATTACATGGACCctagaataaatacaaaattaacaatttaatcaaaggaaaaaaaaatacattgacgTTTTCTTTTAGTATAGGTTACCAAGCAAATATGCTCAACCATTAAATTGTACCCTGGTTTTAACAGATACATTATTTTTCAAAAGTCTCTTGTACAAGACTACTAGAAGAAATCAATTAATATTACCAAAGTCATGTCTGAAATAGACATTTTCTAATGCTTTTGTGC includes:
- the LOC106069134 gene encoding uncharacterized protein LOC106069134 isoform X2, producing the protein MAMVLSLVDVVSVVLFSVELYHLVAHVFILCGIRSLPRKDLVRVRLYFLLDALTVFFTSFLFTGKLKWLAVLQILQHMFYFITWDKSYMAKRIIDWSSLEWFKSNQKPSLQLDSTLGTLFDVCVHAAMMYVLGEQMGIFSILVAIFIAQACVYTILFNPKLAWSSPNNVPVWVQKRVGKLALDHS
- the LOC106076643 gene encoding E3 ubiquitin-protein ligase parkin-like, which encodes MATTSNSIGLGSLLKCSDEKISVAVRFSSNQSYIANVGIKDTILDLKKAVALEANISPRNINLVLAGQLLTDSTLIQDCGLGSHTTLHAFFWSDDGLASGDVCLGTTHNDKKTLQTQPGPSMESSSLDTVHNNEISSGVHLNRQEDVPQRRESDVDGDYLLRRSLQQTISSLGTQLSACTNIRNFSRFLVYCKLCESVQPGKLRLCCKQCGSGAFLVDRGPCNWNDISSDTSIRGTCKNLNCSCDIPRFYLRCCQHHEGDIDGTAVGLKHVQPNSRRVECIICSDVMSHVLIFPCSPGHVMCLDCFRQYGSTCLSERRFIEHPFHGYTLPCPVGCSDSHIEESHHFLLLGQEKYERYKNFGAEEYVLQNGGMLCPGPGCGSGLFPATDDRLIRCRECQFESCRECRREYHVGDCEEYLESLRLDLSNLEINNERALRASWERESTNLIEETTKTCPGCQTKTERSGGCMHLVCTRCRTEWCWVCVKPWNRDCQADHWFG
- the LOC106069134 gene encoding uncharacterized protein LOC106069134 isoform X1 — encoded protein: MLPNVCLCFLFFFFFKKVAVTLTVGVTRMAMVLSLVDVVSVVLFSVELYHLVAHVFILCGIRSLPRKDLVRVRLYFLLDALTVFFTSFLFTGKLKWLAVLQILQHMFYFITWDKSYMAKRIIDWSSLEWFKSNQKPSLQLDSTLGTLFDVCVHAAMMYVLGEQMGIFSILVAIFIAQACVYTILFNPKLAWSSPNNVPVWVQKRVGKLALDHS